The following are encoded in a window of Pyrenophora tritici-repentis strain M4 chromosome 6, whole genome shotgun sequence genomic DNA:
- a CDS encoding AF-4 domain containing protein, producing the protein MSSPPRRKKLVFPRFPEDGPNADLYSYDYPPLPAAAGTQNALESDFNAHQDSPAADESPTSSTETSSSEWTDDDAIATTSEVPRRRRSSPPPGMELDFSLEEEETGIPVIIIPVSRPSTCPEPIPLPAPIYGPVQRSSSRNREQRNPPREALLLVLPRRGRDSYPNVLAKERRGVTPTRPVQFPWQSRVPYTGRIVRERSRQRTDSMSPPPPATRKSEERHPSGTSSEPLTRSYRDVYKSVLAQERGIADMMATPSRSRSCGMMRLLSPSPSARVKQRSHSPSSSSRTTESTIRVRRFSSPPPIHPRLRYIRLESGVRARPRGRRADPGGLERERRRAHRPECLGTGGPGPSGAWNTFLDATDVLAVVIVASMIWKRVVG; encoded by the coding sequence ATGTCGTCTCCACCGAGAAGGAAGAAGTTGGTATTCCCACGGTTTCCAGAAGATGGTCCCAACGCGGATTTGTACTCGTACGATTATCCGCCGTTGCCTGCGGCGGCGGGGACGCAAAATGCGCTAGAGAGTGATTTCAATGCTCATCAGGATTCCCCGGCAGCAGACGAATCGCCTACTTCGAGCACCGAAACTAGTTCCAGTGAATGGACTGACGATGACGCCATCGCAACCACCTCCGAAGTCCCAAGACGCCGTCGAAGTAGTCCTCCGCCGGGCATGGAGCTAGATTTTTCactcgaagaagaagagacCGGAATACCTGTCATTATCATACCAGTATCACGACCATCCACATGCCCAGAGCCTATACCTTTACCCGCACCCATCTACGGACCTGTCCAACGCTCCTCATCGCGTAACAGAGAGCAACGGAATCCCCCACGAGAGGCACTACTACTAGTTCTCCCACGACGAGGACGGGACTCGTATCCTAACGTTCTAGCCAAAGAACGACGCGGCGTAACGCCAACGCGACCAGTGCAATTCCCCTGGCAATCCCGGGTCCCATACACCGGTCGCATAGTCCGCGAAAGAAGCAGACAAAGAACAGATTCCATGTCACCTCCTCCTCCCGCCACAAGAAAAAGCGAAGAACGACATCCCAGCGGCACTTCGTCAGAACCGCTCACACGCTCATACCGCGACGTTTACAAAAGTGTTTTAGCACAGGAACGTGGTATAGCGGATATGATGGCAACGCCATCTCGATCCAGATCTTGTGGCATGATGAGACTGCTCAGTCCATCGCCCAGTGCCCGCGTGAAACAACGCAGTCACTCGCCCAGCTCCTCCTCACGCACAACTGAATCAACGATAAGGGTGAGAAGATTTAGTAGCCCGCCGCCCATACATCCACGACTCCGGTACATTCGTCTTGAAAGTGGTGTTAGAGCCCGACCTCGCGGCCGTCGTGCAGACCCCGGTGGTCTGGAGAGAGAGAGGCGTCGTGCTCACAGACCGGAGTGCCTGGGTACAGGGGGACCTGGACCGTCTGGTGCGTGGAACACGTTCCTGGATGCTACCGATGTGTTGGCAGTTGTGATTGTTGCGTCGATGATTTGGAAGCGTGTGGTAGGCTGA
- a CDS encoding HepA, Superfamily II DNA-RNA helicase, SNF2 family: protein MQPSQLNVDMTDNASSDVISDSDELVVHGSAGSQNDVAISNFVEPLSLESLPEVPFKRSLPELTEHVPGDNATPHNSSQAPPAPQIPQFDPRSLLNPRSSSAKRPASSGGESDHGRTDPTITNQVSLVERLHNVQERAATPVKRVKTDDPRNSKSNRSSANVGSTLDLQNKNGQSSSPHPQQGPAIDLTMSDDEDDVQVIGDNGNDDVCIGKLKQTYIQAHLVPFPDPKKFAGNHGGQSRIKVSFRRGGGNKGNQIIMVLDGASKEFGKVDMKTAQGLAPLVDSSNASGLKWIAWTEPRRKLPNEGPPGTPISALISMTLQLYCPRKNADNIGRFLKSRNLILEAPVFELARHDYYNPQTKQSFQRSQVGQPDFQPSGQYAVGAPTHNYVIRSADEIRAEMDDVFDKVISTSKEVPMREPSPLITTELYPHQKQALHFMVEHEQETIGDDVEDPLWKPHFDNNGRQSYVHRITGSKVAKIQRNLGGILADEMGLGKTLSILSLICDNASIAAAQQFCQKKPPPRPVPAMLQATINSRATLLVCPLSTMTNWKEQIKEHFPMGKSTLKWTRYHGSERFSMTPEMLANHDIILTTYHIIAKDLMDKKRPLPYINWFRIVLDEAHTIRNATNQSRAACMMMGQRRWAVTGTPVQNRLEDLGALFNFIKLTPFDNSQGFNQYILQPFKNADPMVVDKLQLLVGAVTIRRTKEIIKEEIPKKMDYVVRLKFSKDEQQLHDWFEKDTQRKVLAVTQGDKIGGQSYARILTAILNLRLICAHGRDLLSEQALKTTDGMTYEQPMQLEEDEQETPQLTRHQAYEMLNLLQSTSADDCHYCDGKKSLLDPDSADEDEEGNVPDTIGYMTTCYNLVCPRHLKTLREEWKKTLQPDGLAQCPICDDVNRPTALELKRADFYSFLEEQDKIRKDPKLAKKLGSYTGPHTKTKALLDDLEEFRNWSDQHPDERPIKSIVFSSWTTHLDLIEIALKNAGHTLVRLDGRMTRENRDKSMQALREDPSIRVMLVSIGAGGLGLNLTTANKVFMMEPQFNPAAEAQAVDRVHRLGQDREVTIKRFIMEGSFEEKMLELQNKKRDLADMTMSKERKSKQESTRQKMEHLRSLFK, encoded by the exons ATGCAGCCGTCGCAGTTGAACGTGGACATGACTGATAACGCGTCCTCGGACGTAATATCAGACTCAGACGAACTAGTCGTGCATGGGTCTGCAGGCTCCCAGAATGACGTTGCCATATCCAATTTCGTCGAACCTCTTTCCCTTGAGTCGTTGCCTGAGGTTCCGTTCAAACGCAGTCTCCCAGAGCTAACCGAGCACGTGCCAGGCGACAATGCAACACCCCACAACAGCAGCCAGGCACCACCTGCACCTCAAATCCCGCAATTCGATCCGAGATCACTACTTAATCCAAGATCGTCCAGTGCTAAGCGGCCTGCCTCTTCTGGTGGAGAATCCGATCACGGGCGCACTGATCCCACTATCACCAACCAAGTATCACTAGTCGAGCGACTGCACAACGTCCAAGAGCGCGCCGCAACACCCGTCAAACGTGTGAAGACAGACGATCCACGCAATTCTAAAAGCAACCGGTCAAGTGCCAATGTTGGAAGTACGCTTGACCTTCAGAACAAAAACGGACAGTCCTCAAGCCCTCACCCTCAGCAAGGACCGGCGATCGATCTGACAATGA GtgacgacgaagatgacgTTCAAGTCATTGGTGACAACGGAAACGACGACGTGTGCATCGGTAAGCTCAAGCAGACTTACATCCAGGCGCATCTGGTCCCGTTTCCGGATCCCAAGAAATTCGCCGGCAACCATGGCGGACAGAGCCGGATCAAGGTCTCCTTTCGCAGGGGCGGCGGTAACAAGGGAAACCAAATTATCATGGTGCTTGATGGCGCGAGCAAAGAGTTTGGCAAGGTTGACATGAAGACGGCCCAAGGTCTTGCCCCTCTTGTCGACAGCTCAAACGCCAGCGGATTAAAGTGGATAGCTTGGACTGAGCCTCGCCGAAAGCTACCCAACGAAGGCCCACCTGGAACTCCAATCTCTGCCCTCATCAGCATGACCCTGCAGCTATACTGTCCTCGCAAGAACGCCGACAACATTGGTAGGTTTTTGAAGAGCAGGAACCTGATCCTCGAGGCCCCCGTATTCGAGCTCGCACGACACGACTACTACAATCCCCAGACCAAGCAGTCGTTCCAGAGGAGCCAAGTCGGGCAGCCTGACTTTCAACCCTCCGGCCAGTACGCCGTTGGCGCACCGACACACAACTACGTCATTCGTAGCGCTGACGAGATTCGCGCTGAGATGGACGATGTCTTTGACAAGGTGATAAGCACATCGAAAGAAGTGCCGATGCGAGAGCCCTCACCACTCATCACTACGGAGCTGTATCCCCATCAGAAGCAGGCGCTTCACTTCATGGTTGAACACGAGCAAGAGACCATTGGAGACGATGTTGAAGACCCTCTATGGAAGCCTCATTTTGACAACAATGGCCGCCAATCATATGTACATCGCATCACAGGTAGCAAAGTGGCGAAGATCCAGCGGAATCTGGGTGGTATACTGGCTGACGAGATGGGTCTTGGCAAGACGCTCAGCATACTGTCGCTGATATGCGACAACGCCTCGATTGCTGCTGCACAACAATTTTGCCAAAAGAAGCCCCCGCCTCGACCAGTCCCCGCAATGCTGCAGGCTACTATCAATAGTCGAGCGACTCTCCTCGTATGTCCTCTCAGCACGATGACCAACTGGAAAGAACAAATTAAGGAGCACTTTCCGATGGGCAAGAGCACGTTGAAGTGGACGCGGTATCATGGATCGGAGCGCTTTAGCATGACGCCCGAAATGCTTGCGAATCACGACATTATCCTTACCACCTATCACATTATTGCCAAGGATCTAATGGATAAGAAGCGGCCACTTCCGTACATCAACTGGTTCCGCATCGTGTTGGATGAAGCACACACAATCCGTAATGCAACCAACCAGTCCAGAGCTGCGTGTATGATGATGGGTCAGCGACGCTGGGCGGTCACTGGAACACCTGTTCAGAACCGTCTGGAGGATCTTGGTGCACTGTTCAATTTCATCAAATTGACGCCTTTCGATAACAGCCAAGGCTTCAATCAATATATTCTCCAACCTTTCAAGAACGCCGATCCAATGGTTGTAGACAAGTTACAGCTACTCGTCGGCGCTGTTACCATTCGCCGTACCAAGGAGATCATCAAGGAAGAGATCCCGAAGAAGATGGATTACGTCGTCAGGTTGAAGTTCTCTAAGGACGAGCAACAGCTTCATGACTGGTTCGAGAAGGATACCCAGCGCAAGGTGCTTGCAGTTACTCAGGGCGACAAGATTGGTGGACAGTCATATGCTCGTATCTTGACTGCCATTCTCAATCTGCGCCTCATCTGCGCTCATGGCCGTGACCTGCTTAGCGAGCAAGCCTTGAAGACCACTGACGGCATGACGTATGAACAGCCAATGCAGCTGGAAGAAGATGAGCAAGAGACACCGCAGCTCACACGCCACCAAGCTTACGAGATGCTCAACCTTCTCCAATCAACCTCCGCGGATGACTGCCACTACTGCGACGGAAAGAAGTCTTTGTTAGACCCTGACTCTGCCGACGAGGATGAAGAGGGCAATGTGCCAGATACCATCGGCTACATGACCACGTGCTACAACCTAGTATGCCCTCGTCATCTTAAGACGCTACGAGAGGAATGGAAGAAGACACTACAACCAGATGGCTTGGCACAATGCCCTATTTGCGATGACGTGAATCGCCCAACTGCTCTCGAGTTAAAGCGCGCAGATTTCTATAGTTTTCTTGAGGAACAAGACAAGATTCGTAAAGACCCTAAGCTAGCAAAGAAACTGGGTAGCTACACGGGTCCGCACACAAAGACaaaagctcttctcgatgaTCTAGAGGAGTTTAGGAATTGGAGTGACCAGCATCCAGACGAGCGACCCATCAAGAG CATCGTCTTCTCTTCCTGGACGACGCATCTCGACCTGATCGAGATAGCGCTCAAGAATGCTGGTCACACTCTCGTCCGCCTCGACGGCCGCATGACGCGCGAAAACCGCGACAAATCCATGCAGGCCCTTCGCGAAGACCCATCGATTCGCGTCATGCTCGTATCCATCGGCGCCGGCGGTCTCGGTCTCAACCTCACCACCGCGAATAAGGTCTTCATGATGGAGCCTCAATTCAACCCTGCCGCCGAGGCACAGGCCGTGGATCGTGTCCATCGGCTCGGTCAGGACAGGGAGGTTACAATCAAGAGGTTCATCATGGAGGGCAGTTTCGAAGAGAAGATGCTTGAACTGCAGAACAAGAAGAGGGATTTGGCCGACATGACAATGTCCAAGGAGCGAAAGAGTAAGCAGGAGAGTACGAGGCAGAAGATGGAGCACCTCAGAAGTTTGTTTAAATAG
- a CDS encoding phosphatidylinositol 4-kinase type II subunit alpha, with translation MSKAKRPPTSGYARIAQAEEEEDSSSDVEGDHHQNSLSNSQYAPIQPQRNAGMRVNGSGANSPNQKVLSGRRQRSNSGVDIKAINARFERWADEIAQKFKIKKQKDSSEDDPLEIHHSVFHAPDWLRPATAESLTLDYDVPSDRMTKLEFDDIVESVRTAIEMEVHPKLITQGSSGSYFARNTQGKVVGVFKPKDEEPYASRNPKWTKWIHRNLFPFFFGRACLIPNLSYISEAAAYVLDCQLRTNLVPYTDVVGLSSKSFHYDFWDRRAYYRKRKPFPEKQGSFQVFLKGFKDANIFLKENPWPDQHNTGSSADRAARKKKRRWAEDCRPSGPQSDGEDDDEQQGMSGQNDRRRGLWTPALQQSFREQLEKLVILDYIMRNTDRGLDNWMIKIDQKTQQATIVAEPPKLNGDVGEDSQPSDYTRQSMEGVDPYGRREPMSTVSRSNTPMPSGPTPTVTIGAIDNSLSWPWKHPDAWRSYPFGWLFLPVSLIGQPFSEATRRHFLPLLTSKQWWSDTQAALRACFSQDADFKERMYAKQIAVMKGQAWNVVETLKTPDLGPLELTRRARVCVWDDIVEIPIAVPLRAPSAEMRRKQQPGRQPRVDEEHEEMDITALSTPPQKPQQDLLMNSPPLETAHENRFNLTRGPSLLDVRRADRTPVSPATVSDVGWGSRKMYSQADDRPAHHARMSYDTPRRNVRDSRHRRLSLTHRGDIDDYGFDDDGDLGYAANEDNEGNRKKVIVERLEMVKGKNPVFTWC, from the exons ATGTCCAAGGCAAAGAGACCACCCACATCTGGCTATGCTCGAATAGCCCAAgctgaggaagaggaagattCCAGCAGCGACGTCGAGGGCGACCATCATCAGAACTCGCTCTCCAACTCACAGTATGCGCCAATACAGCCCCAGCGCAATGCAGGCATGCGTGTCAACGGCTCCGGCGCGAATTCTCCAAATCAAAAAGTTCTTTCGGGACGACGACAGCGTTCCAACTCGGGCGTCGACATCAAGGCCATCAACGCTAGGTTTGAGCGATGGGCCGACGAGATTGCACAAAAGTTCAAGATCAAAAAGCAAAAAGActcgtccgaagatgatccGCTCGAGATCCACCATTCCGTCTTCCACGCGCCGGATTGGCTGCGCCCGGCCACGGCAGAGTCACTCACGCTCGACTACGACGTCCCTTCGGATCGTATGACCAAACTCGAATTCGATGACATAGTCGAGAGCGTGCGAACGGCCATTGAAATGGAGGTGCATCCCAAGTTGATCACCCAGGGCAGTTCAGGCAGCTACTTTGCACGTAACACACAGGGGAAAGTGGTGGGTGTATTCAAGCCCAAGGACGAAGAGCCATACGCGTCAAGGAACCCCAAGTGGACCAAGTGGATACATCGAAACCTCTTCCCCTTCTTCTTCGGTCGCGCCTGCCTCATTCCCAACCTCAGCTACATCTCCGAAGCTGCCGCATACGTCCTCGATTGCCAGCTGCGCACAAACCTTGTCCCCTACACCGACGTCGTCGGCCTCTCGTCCAAATCGTTCCACTACGACTTCTGGGATAGGAGGGCATACTACAGGAAAAGGAAGCCATTTCCAGAGAAGCAGGGCAGCTTTCAGGTGTTCCTAAAGGGGTTCAAGGACGCCAACATCTTCCTCAAGGAAAACCCATGGCCCGACCAACACAACACCGGTTCAAGTGCGGATAGAGCGGCGCGGAAGAAGAAGCGGAGATGGGCCGAGGACTGTAGGCCGAGCGGGCCACAGTCAGATGGcgaagatgacgacgaaCAACAGGGCATGTCCGGCCAGAACGACCGACGGAGAGGCCTGTGGACACCGGCCTTGCAGCAGTCGTTCAGGGAGCAGCTGGAGAAGCTGGTCATTCTGGACTACATCATGCGAAATACAGATAGAGGCTTGGACAATTGGATGATCAAGATTGACCAGAAGACGCAGCAGGCCACCATTGTCGCAGAACCACCCAAGCTGAACGGAGACGTGGGTGAAGACAGTCAGCCAAGTGACTACACAAGACAATCGATGGAAGGTGTAGATCCATATGGGCGACGAGAACCCATGAGCACCGTCAGTCGGTCAAATACACCCATGCCGAGCGGGCCGACCCCTACCGTCACTATCGGTGCCATTGACAACAGTCTATCCTGGCCATGGAAGCACCCTGACGCC TGGCGCAGCTACCCGTTTGGCTGGCTCTTCCTGCCCGTCTCCCTCATTGGCCAGCCCTTCTCCGAAGCCACCCGCCGCCACTTCCTTCCCCTCCTCACTTCGAAACAATGGTGGAGCGACACACAAGCAGCACTGCGAGCTTGCTTCTCACAAGATGCAGACTTCAAGGAACGCATGTACGCGAAGCAAATCGCCGTCATGAAGGGACAAGCTTGGAACGTGGTGGAGACGCTGAAGACGCCTGATCTCGGCCCGCTCGAGCTCACCAGAAGAGCGCGTGTATGCGTGTGGGATGATATTGTGGAAATACCAATTGCGGTTCCACTCCGGGCACCGTCGGCAGAAATGCGTAGGAAGCAACAGCCAGGCAGACAACCCAGAGTGGACGAGGAGCATGAGGAAATGGACATTACGGCTTTGTCGACACCTCCGCAGAAGCCACAGCAAGACCTTCTTATGAACTCACCTCCTCTAGAGACTGCACACGAGAACCGTTTCAATCTCACACGCGGTCCCTCACTTCTCGATGTACGACGAGCTGACCGTACCCCCGTTTCTCCAGCAACCGTAAGTGATGTAGGCTGGGGCTCGCGGAAGATGTATTCACAGGCGGATGATCGGCCTGCACATCACGCGCGCATGAGCTATGACACGCCTCGCCGCAACGTCAGAGATTCACGACACAGACGGCTGTCACTGACACATAGGGGAGACATTGATGACTATGGTTtcgacgacgacggcgaTCTGGGATACGCCGCCAACGAAGACAATGAAGGAAACAGGAAAAAGGTCATTGTAGAGCGCTTGGAGATGGTCAAAGGGAAGAATCCCGTGTTCACATGGTGTTGA
- a CDS encoding DASH complex subunit ask1, with product MSRQSMAPQRNLSLTEELEKLEQSITLTLQEIDQNFSRAHRIVTTGILPIVEQYGKHSEAVWEGSKFWKQFFEASANVSLSGYEAPDQDEESGVQDETEESHTYEDETLEEEEDTMTGATTTPPRPLSVQEEEEDESTVGFGSPSLGHSTPRPPPTHKGKDLEDEDSEDEVGPQFAGMSSPYEMLASEFRPNLGGTKTPKLAPVTPGKSQALPDMTGFGSSPFMQSTATKSHFNQDPLLHRVLDKTYRVQATPIISPRKYKPTGAFTPRAGQRGAPTPKTVTTGLPPWAEDSSPPSSPAPQLRADIFSPMKAPRTPGVSVQTPAKGKMPMSIQRTGTIFDDESDEDEDDLDFSPPKTIQFHIPQSKLLQTPAREASKRIVDDLLMTAGGDITDSTGGMDEDSPSVVRRQVDLDDSF from the exons ATGTCTCGCCAAAGCATGGCGCCGCAGCGCAATCTGTCGCTCACGGAAGAATTAGAGAAGCTTGAGCAGTCCATCACCCTCACACTGCAAG AAATCGACCAGAACTTTAGTCGAGCACATCGCATCGTCACTACAGGCATCTTGCCAATAGTTGAACAATATGGAAAACACTCCGAGGCTGTTTGGGAAGGATCCAAGTTTTGGAAGCAGTTCTTCGAGGCAAGCGCAAACGTGTCACTCTCCGGATACGAAGCGCCCGACCAAGACGAGGAGTCGGGTGTGCAAGATGAAACTGAAGAGTCGCACACATACGAAGATGAGACATtagaggaagaagaggataCTATGACTGGCGCAACGACAACACCACCTAGACCGTTATCTGTGcaggaagaggaagaagatgagTCGACAGTAGGGTTTGGCTCACCATCGCTTGGACATAGTACACCACGGCCTCCACCAACCCACAAAGGCAAAGACCTCGAAGATGAGGATAGTGAAGACGAGGTGGGACCTCAATTCGCAGGCATGTCTTCTCCGTACGAGATGCTGGCGTCAGAGTTTCGACCAAATTTGGGCGGCACCAAGACACCCAAGCTGGCTCCCGTCACGCCAGGCAAGTCGCAGGCGCTGCCAGATATGACTGGCTTTGGATCTTCGCCATTCATGCAGTCTACGGCAACAAAGTCTCATTTCAACCAAGATCCATTACTACATCGCGTTCTCGACAAGACCTACCGCGTGCAAGCTACACCTATCATTAGTCCCAGAAAGTATAAGCCTACCGGTGCTTTCACACCTCGCGCTGGACAGCGTGGTGCACCCACCCCGAAGACTGTAACCACCGGCCTCCCACCATGGGCTGAAGATTCTTCTCCGCCGTCGTCCCCAGCACCACAATTGCGTGCAGATATTTTCTCGCCAATGAAGGCACCGCGTACACCTGGTGTTAGCGTGCAGACACCTGCAAAAGGCAAGATGCCCATGAGCATTCAAAGAACTGGGACAATATTCGACGATGAAAGCGACGAGGATGAAGATGACTTGGACTTCAGCCCGCCCAAGACTATTCAGTTCCATATCCCGCAGAGCAAACTATTGCAGACGCCAG CTCGTGAGGCTAGTAAGCGCATAGTAGACGATCTGCTTATGACGGCTGGCGGAGATATCACTGACAGCACAGGCGGCATGGACGAGGACAGTCCGAGTGTGGTAAGACGGCAGGTGGACCTCGACGACAGCTTCTAG